The window AAATATATTAAGCTGGCAGAACTACAGGGAACAACTGACAAGTCCACTACCATAGAATTCAACACACTTTCTTCAACTATTGATAGCTGAACAAGATACAGTCAAGATACTCgactatttatagatttatttatttatatttttttgagacagagtctcactacgccaacctcggtagaatgctgtggcgttacagctcatagcaacctccaactcttgggcttgggcttaagcgattctcttgcctcagcctcccaactagctgggactacaggagcctgtcacaactcccggctattttcttgttgcagttgtcattgttgtttagctggttcgAATCCactagcctcggtgcatgtgcacgtggctggcaccgtaaccactgtgctacgggcgccgaacTGATACTTGACTTTTTAATTCTGCACCCAACAATTGGGAAATGTATACTTTTCTCAAGCACTATGAGAAGAATTGACTAAACTAGGCCATaaagcaagtcttttttttttttttgagacagagtctcactttgttgtcctcggtagcgtgccctggcatcatagttcacagcaacctcaaactcttgggctcaagcgatcctcctgccttagtctcctgagcaGAAAGCcaatcttaactatttttatcCAGACCACCATCTATGACTGCAATTCATTAGGTTCAagtaaataacaatttaaaaaaatcacacatctctaacatttgaaaattaaagataCCCACAgtggtggggaacctgcagcctgaAGGACGCATGTAGCCTTCTAGGTCTGTAAGTGTTGTCTCTGACTGAATAGAAATTTTATAGAAcacatccttttattaaaaggggtacaATAGAGAAAGATGAAGATTCTCTTGGTCTCCACTGGTCCTTATAAAAGAACAGCGTTGAAATCAGaaagccacaggttccccactctGAGATGGAGGAAATGACAAGCTTAATTCAAATCTGcttttggcttttaaaattttactctgCCACAAGCCTTTGTGTTATACAGcaattttatattacattttagaACTAGATGCTGGAATGTAAGTGGATTTATTTAGCTAAGTGGTTTCTATGCTGTTAACATAGGGAGGGAGGATAGAAACATCATCCGAATTCTGAATTTTGGGCTATTGGCTCCAAATTGAGAAAGCATAAACTCAGGTTATTATAACAGAGATAGATGCTCATGATATAtctaaaacaaaaacccaaaaccttaaaaacagtattttatttttgagaaagagtctcactctgttgctctccggagagtgccatggtgtcatagctcacagcaacctcacactcaggctcaagagatcctcttgcctctcaagtagctgggactacaagtgcccagcacaaagcctggctatttttagagatagggtcttgctcttgctcaggctggtcttgaactctggggctcaatcaatgcacctcggcctcccagagtactagtattacaggcgtgagcctcagAGCCTGGCCCAAGaacagtattttaaataatagctaTTCTATTGACAAGTACATAAAGTCCCCCTCCAAGTATCTTCTTTGTCTGGGCTATACCCAGCGGAGAGCTTAACAATTATCTATTACAGGCATGTGCATTTTTGTGACTTATACTACTGAAATACATTAGAAATCCTTTCCATAAGTAGGTAAGGTATAAgttataaatatatgcatatacacataaaaatgaCATTCAAATAATTAAGAATTAATTTGTAGTCTATTACGGACTGATAATTATGTCTGAACGATTAGACACTTTTCAGCCTTCAGCATAGAACAGAGCAACATCAACAATAAaaatctgggcagtgcctatggctctgagtagggtgccggccctatatacccaggctggtgggtacGAACACGGCTCCAGCCACACTActacaaaaaataactgggtgttatgatgggtgtctgtagtcccatctactcgggaggctgaggcaagataatcacctaagcccgggtgttggaggttgctgtgagctctgatgctacagcactctaccaagggcactcTACACCAGacctagtgggttcgaatccagccctggcctgccaaacaatgacaactacaaccaaaaattagccaggcgttgtggcaggcacctgtagtcccaactacttaggaggcggaggcaaaagaatggcttgagcccaggagttggaggttgctgtgagctgtgatgtcacagtctctatggagggcgacagcttgaggctctgtcttaaaaataaataaataaataaataaaatagctaagAGAAACAGCTAAGAGACAGAACTTCTCTGAGGTTTACCTCTAGACTGTTAAGAACCAAAGGTTACACACAGATCAAAAGAGCAAGCTATGCTCACTCTGAATAGAAAATAGTCAGGGCCGGCAAAACACCGAGAAACGCTTTGCACTTGTGTCTTTGTGTCGTACCCCATTCTGCTTATGTCCCCAAACCCCAAATGGGGCTCCAGTTCCTGCGGGGGAGGCAGCGAACGGACGCTGGAAGAATTTGGTGACaatgaagaacaagaaaaattactGAAGAAAAGCTGTACGTTGTATGTTGGAAATCTTTCCTTTTACACAACTGAAGAACAAATCTATGAACTCTTCAGCAAAAGCAGTGACATAAAGAAAATCATCATGGGTCtcgataaaatgaaaaaaacagcatGTAGATACTGttttgtggaatactattcatgaGCAGATGCAGAAAACGCCATGAGGTACATAAATGGAACTCGTCTGGATGATCGGATCATTCGCACAGATTGGGACACCGGCTTTAAGGAGGGCAGGCAGTACAGACATGGGCGATCTGGGGGCCAGGTACGAGATGAGTATCGGCAAGACTATGACGCTGGAAGAGGCGGCTATGGAAAACTGGCACAAAACCAGTGAGTGGTGAGAGCTCTGAAAAACTCCTTTAGTTTGTTGAATTTGTTGAAGAACATTATCCAAGGTCTTCCAACCAGCTTAGTTTACGAAGCTTTGATCAGTATCTACTGAGCTGGAAGCAAGGACAGAATTCAAAAGAATGCCTTTAATTCTAGTATTAGAATACTGGCCATGTGTCAGGTTACCAGAATGATTTTCTGTGACCAGGTTGAAAACTGTGTTCCCTGGCAACAGATTTGATCTATAATGTTGATTAAAACACTATACTTCTTTTAGGAAGACtggagaaatttagaaatttgttTTACCATGTTTGAGTCTTAAATAGGTTCATGATCTATATTGGGGCCTGTAATTATTGTTTAAGTTTGCATGAGATCAAGTTTAATAAATGGAATTTTGCTATGTTGTATAGCTTTGCTCTAAATTAGGAATAGGTATTTCACACTGAATTTGTTTTCTGTGAATTCTGATCTCTAAAGGAAAACTTAGTAGTCACGGAACCTTCCTAAATAGTTGGTGCAAAAGCTAGCCTTAGACAGTCCCAGAGACACCAAGCTTCCATGCTTTACATATCAGGAAAGTAGGTGCAGGGCTTGAAGAGTATTTACTAAatgcattttttcaaaaaatgtaaatattatgcctaaagctaaaaataaataagtttgtaATGTGGAGAACCTCAAATATTCTtaaggtggggggaggagaaatTATCAATAGGAAATGGGATGAAATACCAGAGACACAAGTTACAACACTGCCTTGGCATGATGACAGTTGCTATCAGAGCCATCTGATTTATTCTTTTCACTTTCAGTGATCTTGGGAATGGAGTGGgttttaaaaaagagtttgaaGACTGAGAGAATGCTTAACACAACAATCAGAAGCTCCCTGCAGGAGATGTCCATTCTAGCCAATTCTTACACTGAAGTCTGTTTCCTTTCCAAATTGTGCTTACTGAGGTTCAAGCCTTGATAGTGAGCTGATAATCTCCATAGAAAGGGGAGTCTAGAGGATTTATTTTGCATTCACAAGGCAAGAGGTGATTTCTCTCTAATGTTGTGAGCTTATTGCTCATTTAAAAGTGTTAAGTCTAGTATAATTTTCCCTGATgtggaaaaaaatgtgattttttttttttttcatttagcaacAAAGTCTGAAGCACCTCAGTGTGAACACATTTTGTGTTTGTAGGTTTTCTCACTGAATTCAAACTGGTCATCTGAATTGTTTTAAAGTGCttagaaagaaattatttgtaaacatttaatttaatgacatagtgttcattttttaaacttctttttacaCTGTAGTTTCaatgaatgtattttatattcttttgtagTAAATATAACTCAGATTTCTACAGGCCTGAAAACCACAAACAATGATTCTTCTTTGAATTGTCTTCTGTAACAGGTTTCAATAAAGTTggaccaacttaaaaaaaaaaaaaaaaaaaaaaagtcagggccggcgcagtggctcacgcctgtaatcataccactctgggaggccaaggcagatggattgcctgagctcaggagttcaagaccagccagagcaagagagaaaccctgtttctaaaaacagccaggtgttgtagcgggtgcccgtagtgtcagctacttgggaggctgaggcaagagaatcgcatgagcccaagagtttgaggttgctgtgaactgtgacaccacagggcactctacccagggcaacaaagtgagactctgtctcaaaaaacaaaaacaaaaacaaaaacaaactcttCAGCCTTTTAGTGACTAAAGATTGTGTCAAAACAGCTCCAGAAAAATACCAATAGtaagtactatttttaaaatacagaaaaaataggAACGTATTTGATAGGCACTCTTTATTGAtgataaatggaaatatttactTTCCTCCCTCCGCCACTCACGAAGGCACCAAATATATCTCCTGACAACAAATATTTTAgttgagaatttatttatttatttttttgagacagggtcttgctctgcggCCTAGGCTAGAgcgcagtggtgtcatcatagttcattgcaacttcaaactcctggactcaaatgctcctcctgcctctgcctcccaagtagctgggacaggtccaagccactatgcctggtttatttctctattttttgtagagatgtgatctcacttttttttttttttttttgtagagacaagagtctcactttactaccttcagtagagtgccatgatgtcacaggactcacagcaacccctagctcttgggcttccgcgattctcctgcctcagcctcccaagcagctgggattacaggcacccgccacaatgcccagctattttttggttgcagttcagccggggctgaggtttgaacccgccaccctcagtatatggggccggcgccctactcactgagccacaggctccacccgaccagtctgaactcctggcctcaagcgatccttccatcttggcctcccaaagcatcAGCATTACAGGCATAGCCCCTATACCCAGCCTAGTTATCGAGAATGTCTTAATTTGATGAAATTTATAAACTCTAAAAAAGCTTGCTATCAattgagatttgttttataacaaaaaaaaatttttttataacaaaaattttaaagccacaacatatatgaaaaaaacatatatatcccTCTAGTTTCATTCAGATTTCTTAAGTGGGTCTAAGGTAAGGTTTTTATATTACTAGggtctatctctctctctctttttttttaattaaagacagagttttactttatcgccctcggtagagtgcggtgtcatcaccgctcacagcaacctccaactcctgggcttaggggattctcttgcctcagctcctgagtagctgggactataggcacccgccacaacgcccggctattttttcttgcagtttggccagggccagattcgaacccgccaccctcagtatatggggctggcgccctaccactgagccacaggcactgctgtatctctctctctctctttttttttaactccaatACTCGCAATTCCCATTTGTGTTGGAATAGTACTTTGGCAATGATTTCAACAGAAAAGTTCTAAGGAAAATTGATTTAAACTAAAACTTTCTAAACAACACTAAACACTATGTAGGTACTAGGGGAGAAAAGATATATAAAGCAGGACCCCTAATTAAGTTGTTCACAATGAAATTCTAAAGTCCCCACATGTGTCTTCTCATCCCTAAGTCTAGTGCACATGCCTCTCTTAGTGTTGATAGATCCAGGAGGTCTCTACTAAAAGCTTTTAaatgttatgttttcatttccgCACTaatctaaaagacaaatataagcATATTCTGGGACATGAATCACCATCTCACCTTTAAGTAGGGCTAAGTGACTTCTGTGGTTAAGCTTTCTTTGACAGAGACTCAGAAGACTGCCTCCAACTGGCCAGGATAATGAGAAAAGAATGAAGctgaatttaaaatgtaaatttctctATGACCCTAGAGAGTGAAATAACTTCTCACAATTCACTtcatcaggcggtgcctgtggctcagtgagtagggcgcgagccccatataccgagggtggtgggttcaaacccggccccggccgaactgcaacaaaaaaatagctgggcgttgtggcgggcgcctgtagtcccagctactcgggaggctgaggcaagagaatcgcgtaagcccaagagctggaggttgctgtgagtcctgtgacgtcatggcactctaccgagggcggtaaagtgagactcagtctctacaaaaaaaaagtgagtcatCACATAGCCTAAGAGAGTGTTAACTTGCCAGACTCAAAAACTTGTACCTTAATATTCTCAATACACTGGAAATTTAGTTTTAGCATAATACCAGCCACACTGAATTTAGACTGGCTTTGGCTGAGcatagtggttcatacctgtaatctctgCCCTTTGGAAGGCCAAGTTGGGAAAatcagttgaggccaggaatttgagaccaaccaaGCTGGGCAACACATCGGGATCCCCTTCCCAcaactttacagaaaaatttttttttaattagccaggcgtggcacACAAATGCAGTACTGAGAGACTGAGGTAGAGCACTTGAATTCAGGAATTCGAAGTTACAATGAACTATGACTgcacagcctgggtgacagagcaagatcttctttctaaaaataaataaataaaatttaaaaattagactgGCTTTGAATTTAATTTGTCTTAGCTGTAGAGTGGTATGAAAGTGACAGGATTTATGCTTGTTCGTACATACGTAATAAATAttccaataaaaaatataagttgATCTGATTTTCTTCTCTGAACAAGGATGCATACTAACTACTCCAGGTAAAGAAAAATAGTGGACTTAGCTTTTTCTTACTCCATCCAGGGCCAAGCtttttacctttaatttttttttttaaagactttttttaaaagtctttagcccatttttaattgaagttttttaatttcttttttttttttttgcagtttttggctgggtctgggtttgaacccaccacctctggcatacggggccggcaccctacccctttgagccacaagtgctgccctttACCTTTAATTTTTTAGACACAATAGGCAACCTACCATGCAACTATAAAGGTATTTTTAGTTGAATACTCTGGCTTTAACTGAAAGGTCAATAGATAATAATCCAATTTTTAGGTTATCTAACCGTTCTCCCAAATAGAAGAAACAGGTGACTTGGCCCACAGGAACACAGAAGTGACTGTGcacatttttcttatgtttaggGACAGTATCCATGCCACAGGCACTTAACATCTGCAGCCAATCCTGAATTCAAGAAGGGACATTATATTCCTAACACAGATGGCTGATATTAATGACAGCAGTGAAAACCAAAGGACTCGAAGATTTCTCATTATAGACactcattaaaagaaaatattcaagtgatcctccataTTGTTAAGAGACATGCTAGGCTGTTCCAAGTAAAAGTATTTACACCCTAGAAATCATCACTTCATACTTTGACAACTTACTAACAAATCttaccaaagaaaattaaatggtaCACTCTTGTGCACCACAAGTCAAAGCTGAGTTTGCTGTGTTTAACGTTCCATAGACATAGGTTTTATTACTTTACTACTTTATAATTAGTTGGTTATTGGTTGAGATTTAGGAACCCAAAAAAGTAATAAACCTTTCAACcacaacaaatattttatgataaataGGTGATAATTAATACTCATAAGACTGTAATCCTTaaactatatata is drawn from Nycticebus coucang isolate mNycCou1 chromosome 6, mNycCou1.pri, whole genome shotgun sequence and contains these coding sequences:
- the LOC128587675 gene encoding nuclear cap-binding protein subunit 2-like, with translation MSPNPKWGSSSCGGGSERTLEEFGDNEEQEKLLKKSYAENAMRYINGTRLDDRIIRTDWDTGFKEGRQYRHGRSGGQVRDEYRQDYDAGRGGYGKLAQNQ